TCTGCATCATCCATACCACCCCAAACCCCAAAACCCAACATAAAACACATTAAAACCTTGAAAATGAACACTTTCATGGAGTTTTGAAGTGTATCCATGggggaaaatgaaaatgaactcAGAGAGAAAAATAGGGGTTCAACTCACCTAAGGACAACCAACAAACACtaaaaggagaagaaaggaGTTCCTTTTTTGCACAACATCAAAGCTCTAAGTTCCTCCAATGGTGATTTCttggagaagaaaaaatgagtgAAATGAGAGATTTTCTTTTGTGAGAAATTTTTGAAATGGGGAGTTTATGAGGAGGTTTTGAATCTTCCATTTCTCTCTATTTACACTTTGGCTTCTAGTAAACACACCTATCTCTCTCTCATAAAACGTTCATCCCTCTATGCCCAAACATACTAAAAACTCACTCATACACATAAAATACACTCTCAGCATCACTAACTCATCAATTAATTCATTCGTTCAAgcacttaaatttaatttctcttataaattaattaaaccacttaaacaaacaattaataaaacACAATGTTTCAAGTCACAAGATGTGTATTAACCGAAATCAATACCAAAAAcataagtttatatatatatgttgacttaaaaataaataattcaatataGGTTTATGAACAataaacattcagacttaagtGTCAAGTGCTTTCTACATATAACCACTCATCTCCACGCTGTCTCAACCGAATTTCGATCATGTACATATCAATTCATTCAGAAGTCTAAATTTCCACCATCCTCCCCGAGAACATGGTCTAGTCTACAGTTTCAGACACATCATCAACCCGAACCATAGGACATAATAGAGTTTGCATTTAACTTTCACAATGCACATGCAAGACTTTGTGTTGGACTTAAACATGTATTAATTAAGTCATGTTTTGAAAAATGATAATCATTGTTTGGCAccatttttcctttcttggtCTAGCACTTTCCCTTATTTCCCTAGTTGACATTCGTATCACATGCTTAAGGAACATAAAAGCAGGAGGTCACTAGTAATTCATCAATTGGGTGTTTTGGGTCCACTATTCTAGTTCAGCCTATTGAATTTGACATATGGAAGAGCCATCGGACACTTTAGTACATTTGAAAGTATTTAATTTCAAgcaatatttttaaagtatgaGGGCATTTGAAATAAGTATTTCCAAGGGACAAGTTTGTCTAAAGTtttttgttaagtttttttttgtcaattttacaataataataatttactttatttcataGCCAAATACAGGAGTCGGTAGCTATTTAATTATATGGCACATGCATTACCATATTGATTCAAACATCtattatcatattataattCAATGGATCgattatttattatcatatttattccCTTATTAAGAAATAAAGACATTTAgtcttctaattttaaaaattagcaaATTTAGCCTTACTATCTAAATTAGTGTGTTGACCGTTAAGTTACTAACATTGACATTGACCGTTAGGCCAACAAAGACCCTAGCCGAGGTGGCACAAAACACTGTAACCAAGATCGACTGGAAATAACCCTAATCAAAGTCAACCAAAAATTGTCCCAATCGacatcagtaaaaaaaaactctagctTAGGTCggctaaaaaaaaattggtcgaGGTCGACCAAAAATGACTTGATCAAGTTGGTACGTTGAAAATAACTCCAATCGAAGTCAGCCTAAAATTGTCCCACGTCGACCTAAAATTGCCCTAACCGAGGTCATTGGAGAACATCCTAGCCAAGATCGGCTAAAAATACCTTAGTTGAGATCGGTTCAAAACAACCTTGTATGAGGTCAACTAAAAATTGTCCTAGTCGATGCCAATCGAAAAAACCCAAATTAAGATTTGTAATGGCCTGTTTCCtttggtctttttttttaaaaaaaaaagaataagaattaGGTAATCAATTTTCTAACTATATAAAGGAACTTTTAACCTCAAAGCAGTCTTACAAAACATTTTATGTTCCTTTTTCTCTGATGCTAAAGAACTATAACAAAGCAACCAAAGGAGAAGCTCTAGAGAGCACAAAAAATGTCATCATTGCTAACGGAGAACGCTTGAGCGACTATATCGAGGTAAGGAATGAGTTACTCATGCTTGAGAATTAGAataaacatgtgtagggatccctaAAGGATCAACTTTTGGGTTATTTTTGgttgttttatgaaattcaattttgttcttatgttTTTATTCGCGAATTGACTGTGTTTGACAGAttaattgatgtcctgatgcaaaattattgtaaaattgaTAGGTTCTTATGTTGAGTGTGAATCTTAGAAATTGAGATTCTTTCTAATTAACGTGAATTGATAAAGTTTCTCTTGTTTGCATAAACCTaagtagaatttttatttttcctctttccaaatccttttgatttttaaatttacatatatatttttatacttgcTATATTGGCCTTTCAATCttgttgatttatttttcttctttctaaaattttcaaCGCCATGTTGTATACATGTACACATTGACACTTTTATTTCAcaagctttattttttttcttctacgtACGTGATTTATCGTGAAATGCATAGGTGCAGTGGTTATTAGATACTTGATTTGACTAAAGCTTTATTAACATTATGTAATTAGACATTTACTGGATTCTCATGGCTTCGTTGAAATATGTTTAAGATATAGGTATATATTTTTCccatataaacaaatatatgtatataaatttcTGATTTGTTatactcacacacacacacaacaaataaccAAAGTATCATTagataaacatatttaattatgaataGTAATGTATTAtgcatatgtgtgtgtgtgtaactaATAATGTATTAtgcatatgtgtgtgtgtgtgtgtgtgtgtgtgtgtgtgtgtgtgtgtgtgtgtgtgtgtgtgtgtgtgtgtgtgtgtgtgtgtgtgtgtgtgtgtgtgtttcaagTTAGGAGCCTGAAGTGTTAAATTATAGCGCATTGTGTTAAAGGTGTTTGAAAATAAGTGTGATCTCGTGGATAATGTATAATTAATGAGCATTGCCTGCatgcaaaagttgttttaggggttggacctgaattaggaaggtgaggccctaacGAATTCTTCATAGTCTAGGCCTTGACGGTAAATACACTCAGTTTGGGTGCTCCTTTAATCCTatgttgatctcatatggttggagcattctcacaaaatacAGTGACCCTGATtgatcaccttatgattttacttagtaagagtgACATGACATACTCATTGTGtgatgtgtcttgttatgtactcctaagcgtcctagtgttgtttttcactaacatggtaccacattgcatataggcttaagtcttagtataattgttgcataatgcctgtgaatttattattatgaaattggtgaGTGTTGTTACGCTTGAGTAGAGTATGTGATTtgtgtgtaatgtgattggtgattgaaaactaatttttaatgataaagtggtgaactgatgtggattgtattaagttatgttaaaaatatttgtataatgtattttgttcatgtctttgtttattcgtattttatttagaaatgtgataattcACTCTCGGGgtgtgtttttgtttgtgtttggccTGATTGTCATTTTGTTTCAGGTAAGCTAGCTTATGATgatgatcatcatcatcatgctgGAGATGGAAACACTTAGCCTTTCTCAAGAAAATGCtttgatgtgacattagggcATAGGGCTTTTATTTCACATGTTATAAACTTGGTTAGCCGTGTTTTGAACTAAGATAATTCGATTTCCTTATTTGGGCTAGTTCTATTTCGATACTTgagaagtgaatgtgaaccttttatcctaaaaaaatacttttatatattatgtgtTTGATGAACTTTGGATTAGTTCCGCATTTACCTTTCGTTTATTACATATATGTGTGCAagatagagggtgtcacaagatcaataaaaaaaaccctagccgaagTTGACAAAAAACAACTCCAACAAgatcaaaaactaatttatgatttaaaacTAAACTAGTTTTGAACTATAAAGTGGTTTTAAAAGCGATTTTAAAccaatttcaaaaaattcaaaccaATGTTATCCAATTAAATcgatatgaattttaaaaccaatccaTTTAATTGAATAAGGATTagattttcaaaaatcaatcCATGTCTACCCCTACCTTCTTATGCTTTAATTCACTAATTTTCATTCCTTTTTTCTCAcactttcattctttttcttttctcacaatcaaacacaaaattaaaattcattattgatTATAATATTATACACAGTACAAATATAAGGAAATGTCATTAAAGTAACAACCATAGCACAGAGAAATTGttatattaaatgatataaCCAATTAATTTTCTGTTTTGAAATAATAACCCGCGTACCACTAGTGTACACTATGTACTCCCCCTTTATCACactcacaaaattaaatatacgcATTCATGCAATATTCCGTTACCACAAGTCACAACTATCTTACAGAAAGTAATCTTTCACTATGGTTACTATAAGATAATCACGTACATGCCTTGCTCCAATGCAAAGAAAAACGTTATCTTAGCAAAGGGCAAAATGATACTTCACACTACACTTAAAAGACCATATCATTTGTGAATTCTTCAACCAAATCATCAGTGATTAGACATGCCATCTCTCTTTCCAATGTATCAATATGATCATTTGTTAGTCCAGACCAGGAGATAGATCCTAGATCTTGTGCCACCAAACTATCAAGTGAATAAAGAGATGCGTTAGATGAAGGATTTAAAGAAACACTGACAATGTCCCATGTCAACTTCAGTAGTTCGTTTCCACATGGTGGAGGCTGCAAGGAGGAATTGCTTAGTTTCCTTCGGAATCTAGACAAAGTCAAAGGTGGTCCAAGAACTATGGAAAGTGCCTCATTTAACAAATCAAGCAAAACCTTGTGCTCTAACTTGTTTTTGTTCTGCTGATCCTTTGTGGATCTTTCATCCTCCTTGATCAAATTGTCATGAGACTCTTCCACTTCTTCAAAAACTGAGTTGCCAATAGGCTTTGCAAATGTGTCCCCTCTTAATAGAGACTTATCCCATGAACCAAAGTACAAACCAGAGGCAACAAGCAGATCTCTTACATAAGATTCTGCTGGATCATCTAATTGAACTAATTCTGACTCAACAGGCTCCTGCTTAGTGGTGAAGTCCTCAGAGCCATCGGAATCAAGTTGACTGAGTTGTCTCTTTAGCTCTGTCAAATCAGCAAGCAAAAGCAATTACATTGTAAGGTTCAAGGACTATATATATACAAAGTCCAATTGTTTACAAGTTTGTAAGATTAATATGAATAATGCTTTTACTAAGCAAATAGTGACCAAGCAGAAGAAGCAAAGAGTCTGCACTATATTGTTAATCTCATTCTATAAAATACCAACTTAATGAATAGTCAGTTTATAAATTAGTGTGTTTTACAAGATTTCAGAagctataataaaatttaaccaaACATAGAATGCTTGTTAAAGGAGCATATGAAAGGGGAGAAAAGTTATAGAAATATTAACACATAACTTTCCGTTTCTTATACATGAAATTGTGTAGCCCGTGAAACAAATTATGTAGAGATAAAATTTGAAGTGAATTatttaacatgaaaaaaatttggAAGTAGGGTCAAATTCATTTGAAGAACAGACTAAATGTCATTTGTAGATTTAACTATATATGCACATGCAATAGAACAACAAAGAGATGGCATTGACATTCTTTTTATGAACTTTCATATCATTGCATTGCATCAATTGAAAGTTAAAATTGTTTCTCACCATTCAAACCAGAGCTGATATCTCTGAAAACCTTGGGAATAAAAATATCATCTAATGAAGATACATCTGGAGTTGATGTTAAACTTGAATATCCAGTctgtctccaatttttttcatgAACACAGCTGCACATAGATGCAGGACTAGGAGGTACCTCAGTTGAGTTCTCCTAATGTATAAAAGAAACTCCGATGATTAGATAACAACCATATATGCAacataattgaaaaacaaaGGTCATTGAGGAGAATGCTTAAAAATGTATATAGCAAACTTACATGTCTCTCACCATATTTCATGAAAACAGTTGGTCCACTCCTGATATCTCTCAAAATTGGACCGTATTCACTGCCATGTGATTCAACTATTGACTGAACCCTTTTGCCAAACAGCTTCCCTCTGAGACCAAGAGTAAAATTGGAaagtttttctttaatattaaacccatctttcttcttttttttgacaTCCACAGGCATTGCTTCAACAGCTTCAAGCTTCCTCTGAATAAGGGCGCCCGTTAAAATGTGGCGGTCCTCTAGAAGAAGCCTCCCAAATGATGTTCCTGATGCAGGAGCAGACAAGGATCTTTCAAGATTTCTAGGAGACAAATCCTTGTGGAACAATACATTGTCATCTAATTTGTGTCTATAGGAACCtgtttgtaattcttttttctctttcaaaattCTCCACTGGCTCTTGTCATTTGCACACTTTGTAGTATCCTGCTTTAGTCTAACTCTATCATTGTAACAGGCCACTTCAGGAATGTCCAAATGCAGTTCACCATTTACAATATTTCTTAGCCTCTCTGACAAGAATCTTCTGGTATCTATGTTGAAAAGTTCTGGAGAACTTGGTCCATTGAACtgcattttacttttatatgatCTTGTTGATTCTGAGCGGAGTAAATTTGGTTCAGCATCTCTAGTCACACTTTCTCTGACCTCTTTAGCATCAGATAGTTTTTCATTGTAAGGTGTCTCAATTCCACTAGCTCTAATCCCTTGCAGTTCACATTCCAACCGCTCCCTCACTTCCTCAAGAAAATCTTCTAAACCTTTTCTCCCGTGTAAAGTGCCTGATAAATTGATGCAATTCTCTTCATGGTTGCAATTGCAAATCCTATCAGAACCAGGCTTCAAGATAACTATCTGAGCGGAAGAAGCACATATATCTAATCTGCTtccagatttcatcattaaagactCCTCAAAGTCTCGACTTAGTGTTTTACTTCTTGAAGGAAAGAAATCTTTTTTCGTAGTTGGGATTGGCTCCATCATATTACCATTAGGTAGCTTTGTCTTAAATGTGTGGCTATCTGTCTTTGAACTTGCAATCTGTAGCATCTTTTCCTTCCTCAGGTTCTCTTGAGAAGGTATTCTCCTAGAACCACTTCCAATTTCAACATCCTTTGAACACTCCTTAAACCTTGATTCTTGATATGCTTCAAATTCTTTCTTGAATTTTTGGAGTTCCTCTTCCTGAGGATGTTCCCTAGGCCTTGGTTTTCCAAAATTCTGTCTGCATCCATCATCATGATCACCATCGATGTCTTGATAAAAAGAATCAAATTCCATCTGGCTAGAAGAATTAAAGTTGGAGGAACCCCTGCCAACCGAACCCCTTCGATTCATTCCTTTTTTTGAAAACTTCCTCtccatatttttatgtttgctTTCATCTAATGGAACAACGGAATTAGTCTCTAATGGCAATGGCATGGTGTCTATCCCCATCAACCTTGCCACAAGGCTTGCTGCATTATTTCTGGTGGTGCCTGATTGTTTGGATAAATCCTCTTTGTTCAGTTTTTTCACTGAAACCACATTTGagtaactatttttctttgacCAGCCATCTTCTACTTGACAAGAGTACTGAAAATTCACCAGAGTACATTCCATTTAAGAACGATAAGAGAAACATGATGTATAAGCATATGGTGGTGTCTTGAAACCCTTAACACATAAAGGTATGTGAAGAGAAACTTACTGGTAATTCTCCTTCTGCACAGTGGACCTGAGATGTTTCTACTTGCAGTTCCATGCCATTTCCAGAGCTTTCCAGGTCTGCATGACACACGGTATGACAACAAATAAGAATTAACCTAACTAAATTAATCTAGTAGAGGAGGGATAAAATAGAacttagcaacaacaacaacaacaattaataacaATAGTCTATGCAAGATATCTTAGAAAATGCAACAAACGAATCAGCACTGATATTTACACTGCTTCATACCATTTAACACAACAACCTTTAGGTGATTAACTAATACAAAACTTGGCAAGCAAATAGTCACTTGAAGCTTTCCAATTTCAGAAAGGAATGCTTAGAAATTAGTGAACAAATGCTCAATTTAGCTTCCTTGAAACTTACCTAACCCAAAAAGGTCTATCGTAGCAAGAGTGAAGCCTCTCAATATATAAAGTAACACTTACCACCATTATTGCTCCTCTGGGCATGAACTTTCTTGGCCATCCTACCCTGATTGAACTCAAACATGTGCAATAAGCCTCCCATATATCAAAGGGTCAACCTGAACACTCTCATCTCATGTCGTCAATTTCAGGGTTCATGtctcaaccaataaaaaattcaGGTCTTTTCCTTTCCCTCTATATGATGTGAAATGAACCAGCACTCTTCCTTTTCACACCCTGGATCACCTCAAGTTAATGGGGGCATCAGTTGAAGAGcattttataacataaaaatCAGAACATCTTAAATTAAATCTGTTAAGCTGTAAGATCCAAATTACATTTGACGCAAACAAGTAACTAATTTTGCACAGAAattaagagaaagaaataacCAATCAGTTCCTTCAAAGTAAAACCTATTCAAAAGTTGCAATTCTTGCATTTTGAATGGTGTTATAATTGAACACTTGCtaatttaaggactaaatttttttagatagtATTGTATCCTATGTAGAACATAATAATGAAGAAATCTAATCAACAATAACATTGTAGTAAGGGGAGGAAAAGAAAACTGACCGTGTTTTCATAGTTTTGGATAAAAATGATAAAGTGATTGAAGATTTTATATGGATAGGCCTAATAGAAAAATCAGAGAACATTGACTTTTATGCCAACccagaagagaaagaagaaccTTAGTCTTCTAAGCACCCCATAAATCAAAAACTTCATAATTCATTCATGAAAAAGTGAATCAGAGTCAAGAGAGAAGAAAACCCAACAACAGGTTTCTCAGAAAATGCAGGAAAAGCAAGAAGCACCAAAAACTCCGAACCTCAAAATTCCGGTACCAGTTATTAGAGTTTACtgtaaacaaaatatctttctAGAAAATTGTCCCATTTTTTATCAGAACCATAAACATCGTACAGAACAAAAGATTCCTTCTCTAAACACTAATAGACGGTTAGAAAAAAGTAAGAAACAGAGAACAACATGTTAAATCAACATTTACATACCAATgagaagaacaagaacaaactCCGTATCCACCAACTGAAACTTCAGCTATGAATCAATTCAAAACAAGAAGATGGATGTGCTTGAAAAGCATCAAAGCTTCAAACTTGACATGAAAACTGAAAAGGTGGAACAAAACTAGCAAAGCCAagattgagagagagagaagcgtGTACAATGTGTGGCATAGAAAAGTGGAGAATTTCTGAACTGGGATTTTGTATTAAGAAAGAGAGCCAACGATGAAAACTTCATTGGAAAGGTATTGATTGATCATAATGAGTTAATAATGATGACGACACAGGAAAAAGCTACTATATTTCAAAGTGTAGCAAAAGGTAACAAGTCCTCTAATTCCATTGCTGGAAGTGAATGAATGAAAGCGAAGGTTCCCTCCCTCTCTGCTATTTATTTAGCTAATTGGTTAatcatttcattcattcattctcgtatttttcattctttttcctttctttcttttttgataaTTCTGCTGTCACTCGTGCTGTACTATTGAACAATAGctcaccatttttttttgttttggtctagTGATTAGACTCGTGGGCTTGTGTCTTTCTCAATTCGTTCTATCACTTCTCTTGTGAATTTTGTGATTTCCATGTGAGTGAAACGTTTTTACCAAGTCATGAAAGTGAGTTAAATGAATTAAGCATTTAGGTACAATAAATAATGTGAAGTTATTAGGAAAGTCGTTGATTGAGGGAGTGAAATCCGGGAAAAAAATGAACCCCAAGGACTCCGTCGGAACTCAAATTCGtacattttcaaacaaaaaattgatgtaaaatgGCTATGATATAGGACGGTTACTTATTAATAGAAGTCAAGTTCACAATCAAATAAGGGTCACTCGCgaggtttgtttttttattgtattattgtattattattaaagtttaaCGGTGATAAGTATTTTATAATGGAATTCAATGGCAAATGAttgttgatataatttttaacataattttataaaaataataaatttattataaataataattttttactaaataataatgtaaaattattttacattatgggtatataatttttttttcttttattattactataaaagaaaatttgtagaaaagaaataaatttctaTACATAATCTTCAACGAGTGAAACATACATTTTTCAGGAGAAATAATAGTTTAATCCTTATCAGCGAAGTTAAATATCCATACCAGCAATAGCTTAATCACATAGGTAAAAATGACTGCTTCATGAGAGTTGAAAGTCAAAGGAATAAAAGGTGTCAATAATGTAATACTATTGCGTGATGATAAATATTCACATGACTTATAGTATATTATTATGGAATATAAATTGGCATCATATGATTGCATTTTCAGATCACGTAACCACCAGCTCAGAGGTCTGTGGTTTTGCAGTCGTACGCACACGACGCCTCCATTTGGCGCTAGATATCATGGCACCTTTgaattttg
The Glycine max cultivar Williams 82 chromosome 16, Glycine_max_v4.0, whole genome shotgun sequence genome window above contains:
- the LOC100810825 gene encoding uncharacterized protein; this translates as MGGLLHMFEFNQGRMAKKVHAQRSNNGDLESSGNGMELQVETSQVHCAEGELPYSCQVEDGWSKKNSYSNVVSVKKLNKEDLSKQSGTTRNNAASLVARLMGIDTMPLPLETNSVVPLDESKHKNMERKFSKKGMNRRGSVGRGSSNFNSSSQMEFDSFYQDIDGDHDDGCRQNFGKPRPREHPQEEELQKFKKEFEAYQESRFKECSKDVEIGSGSRRIPSQENLRKEKMLQIASSKTDSHTFKTKLPNGNMMEPIPTTKKDFFPSRSKTLSRDFEESLMMKSGSRLDICASSAQIVILKPGSDRICNCNHEENCINLSGTLHGRKGLEDFLEEVRERLECELQGIRASGIETPYNEKLSDAKEVRESVTRDAEPNLLRSESTRSYKSKMQFNGPSSPELFNIDTRRFLSERLRNIVNGELHLDIPEVACYNDRVRLKQDTTKCANDKSQWRILKEKKELQTGSYRHKLDDNVLFHKDLSPRNLERSLSAPASGTSFGRLLLEDRHILTGALIQRKLEAVEAMPVDVKKKKKDGFNIKEKLSNFTLGLRGKLFGKRVQSIVESHGSEYGPILRDIRSGPTVFMKYGERHENSTEVPPSPASMCSCVHEKNWRQTGYSSLTSTPDVSSLDDIFIPKVFRDISSGLNELKRQLSQLDSDGSEDFTTKQEPVESELVQLDDPAESYVRDLLVASGLYFGSWDKSLLRGDTFAKPIGNSVFEEVEESHDNLIKEDERSTKDQQNKNKLEHKVLLDLLNEALSIVLGPPLTLSRFRRKLSNSSLQPPPCGNELLKLTWDIVSVSLNPSSNASLYSLDSLVAQDLGSISWSGLTNDHIDTLEREMACLITDDLVEEFTNDMVF